A window of the Nitrosopumilus ureiphilus genome harbors these coding sequences:
- a CDS encoding coenzyme F420-0:L-glutamate ligase, which produces MQLTVLPLLAERKQETFDVFETLLETLEKNNAKLQEGDVLVISTKYISNSQGRIVDLSKIKTSEQGLEIAKKYQLKPKIAEIIIRESDKIFGGIGGFVITSANNIMAPNAGIDKSNAKKGKAILYPQNPYLISEQIRRKIFLKMSIHVGVILVDSRLMPARIGTSGVAVACAGIEPVLDMRAKKDLDGNPLKVTFQAVVDNIATIANYKMGEGGESKPFAIVRNSEAKLTDRKISPSEMAISPDQCVYVRGLSNPP; this is translated from the coding sequence GTGCAATTAACAGTCTTACCGCTTTTAGCAGAAAGAAAGCAAGAGACATTTGATGTTTTTGAGACATTGCTTGAAACTTTAGAAAAAAATAATGCAAAATTACAAGAAGGTGACGTTTTAGTAATTTCAACAAAATACATTTCAAACTCACAAGGAAGAATAGTTGATCTTTCAAAAATTAAAACATCAGAGCAAGGATTAGAGATTGCAAAAAAATATCAACTAAAGCCAAAGATTGCAGAAATCATAATCAGAGAATCAGACAAAATTTTTGGAGGAATAGGAGGATTTGTAATTACATCAGCTAACAACATCATGGCACCAAATGCAGGCATCGACAAATCCAATGCAAAAAAAGGCAAAGCAATACTATATCCCCAGAATCCTTATCTAATTTCAGAGCAAATTCGTAGAAAGATTTTCTTAAAGATGTCAATTCATGTTGGGGTTATTCTAGTGGACAGCAGACTAATGCCTGCAAGAATTGGAACATCAGGAGTTGCAGTGGCTTGTGCAGGAATTGAACCAGTTTTAGATATGAGAGCAAAAAAAGATCTTGATGGAAATCCACTAAAGGTTACATTTCAAGCAGTAGTGGATAATATTGCAACTATTGCAAATTACAAAATGGGAGAAGGTGGAGAATCAAAACCATTTGCCATAGTTAGAAACTCAGAAGCAAAACTTACTGATAGAAAAATTAGTCCTTCAGAGATGGCAATATCCCCTGATCAATGTGTCTATGTCAGAGGACTATCAAATCCACCATAA
- the leuD gene encoding 3-isopropylmalate dehydratase small subunit (catalyzes the isomerization between 2-isopropylmalate and 3-isopropylmalate in leucine biosynthesis): protein MKGNIIKYAQDNIDTDVIIPGQYLKVHDYAELATHAMEGLDPDFHSKVKEGDFILSGKNFGCGSSREHAPIALSHSGIKAVLALSFARIFYRNAVDGAFLLPIEIEQDAYDEISEGDEIDIDVSANEIKNLTKNRTYKMKPFSDIIGKIIAAGGLFKYRPDQD, encoded by the coding sequence ATGAAAGGAAACATCATAAAATACGCACAAGATAACATCGATACTGATGTAATCATTCCTGGTCAGTATCTCAAGGTACACGATTATGCCGAACTTGCAACACATGCAATGGAAGGACTAGATCCTGATTTTCATTCCAAAGTAAAGGAAGGTGATTTTATCTTATCTGGAAAAAATTTTGGATGTGGCTCAAGTCGAGAGCATGCACCAATTGCCTTGTCTCATTCAGGAATAAAGGCAGTGCTTGCATTGTCTTTTGCAAGAATTTTTTACAGAAATGCAGTAGATGGCGCATTTTTGTTGCCAATTGAAATTGAACAAGACGCATATGATGAAATCTCAGAAGGAGATGAAATAGACATTGATGTCTCTGCAAACGAAATTAAAAATCTTACAAAAAACCGGACGTACAAAATGAAACCATTTTCAGACATCATTGGAAAAATTATTGCTGCAGGTGGCCTCTTCAAGTACAGGCCAGACCAGGATTAA
- a CDS encoding TIGR00266 family protein, producing the protein MNYEILKNPMGMIHVSMNKGEKVTAEAGSMVFIKGGIETVTSMRKGGFLKTLKTVALGGESFFVNNFIAREDNCMLGLTGNMLGDIEVIHVNEEFIVQSGAYVASTDDLTLDTQWQGFTKGIFGSNLFMLKTLGNGDMFVNAWGGILSMNLKSGEKMILDNYQLVAMSASAGYRVTKHGGLKTSIFGGEALVIEITGPGTVYYQTKNFTGFVRTLIPFLPKRNN; encoded by the coding sequence GTGAATTATGAGATTCTAAAAAACCCCATGGGAATGATTCATGTCTCAATGAACAAAGGAGAAAAAGTCACTGCAGAAGCAGGATCTATGGTATTTATCAAAGGAGGCATTGAGACTGTAACTTCAATGAGAAAGGGCGGTTTTCTCAAGACACTAAAGACAGTTGCATTAGGCGGCGAGTCGTTTTTTGTAAATAATTTCATTGCAAGAGAAGACAACTGCATGTTAGGTTTAACTGGAAATATGCTAGGCGATATTGAAGTGATTCATGTAAACGAGGAATTTATTGTTCAATCAGGGGCATATGTTGCATCAACTGATGATCTTACACTTGATACTCAATGGCAGGGATTCACAAAAGGAATTTTTGGAAGTAATCTATTCATGCTAAAAACATTAGGTAATGGAGACATGTTTGTCAATGCATGGGGAGGAATTTTATCAATGAATCTCAAAAGTGGCGAAAAGATGATTTTAGATAATTATCAGCTAGTTGCAATGAGTGCAAGTGCGGGTTACAGGGTAACAAAACATGGAGGACTAAAGACATCCATATTTGGAGGAGAGGCGCTAGTAATTGAGATTACTGGGCCAGGAACAGTATATTATCAAACAAAGAACTTTACAGGATTTGTCAGAACATTAATTCCATTTCTTCCTAAAAGAAATAACTAA
- a CDS encoding Vms1/Ankzf1 family peptidyl-tRNA hydrolase: MKNNQNPDEISPLEWLSINRFLYEIKQIDSPCISVYYPYGKGQETMSLLEETKRNESLEKIESKIEKRIAELKDNPVSAGKFTNTLCIFGWIKNNKVTIKVIGTSKKLPYVYMASKKPFIKPFKDILETNYNVLLVTLDQKSARIQKFYGSQIVLESKLGIDLQGRHRKGGQSQGRFLRARQTKIHVFFKKIANKVREMDLNSDLILLGGVGPAKTEFYGELDSKLAKKCRFVENLSFATSINDIEKKIIRHLYQHRRKYVTEIIEKYENLVKQGLTAKRNDVIFKALEIGAVDTLIVSANYYTDSQFKKIMRMLEIAKNTSCKIEFASSPKIIQKLELDNSVLAILRYKIK; encoded by the coding sequence GTGAAAAATAATCAAAATCCTGATGAAATCTCTCCACTTGAATGGCTATCGATTAATCGATTTCTATATGAGATAAAACAGATTGATTCTCCATGCATATCAGTATATTATCCCTATGGCAAGGGACAAGAAACCATGTCTTTGCTGGAGGAAACAAAGCGAAACGAATCTCTTGAAAAAATCGAATCAAAAATTGAAAAAAGGATAGCCGAACTCAAAGACAATCCAGTCTCTGCTGGCAAGTTTACAAATACGCTGTGTATTTTTGGATGGATAAAAAACAACAAAGTAACCATCAAAGTGATTGGCACCTCAAAAAAACTCCCCTATGTTTACATGGCAAGCAAAAAGCCATTCATCAAACCATTCAAAGATATACTGGAAACCAACTACAATGTTTTACTAGTCACACTAGATCAAAAATCTGCGAGAATACAAAAATTTTATGGAAGTCAGATAGTTTTAGAATCTAAACTTGGAATTGACTTGCAAGGAAGACATAGAAAGGGAGGGCAGAGTCAAGGAAGATTTCTAAGGGCAAGACAAACCAAAATTCATGTTTTCTTTAAGAAAATAGCAAACAAAGTTCGAGAGATGGATTTGAATTCAGATTTGATTCTGTTGGGAGGCGTTGGTCCTGCAAAAACAGAATTTTATGGAGAACTTGATTCAAAGTTGGCAAAAAAATGCAGGTTTGTAGAAAACTTGTCTTTTGCCACATCAATTAATGATATTGAAAAGAAAATTATTCGCCATTTGTATCAACACAGAAGAAAATACGTTACAGAAATTATTGAAAAATATGAAAACCTAGTCAAACAAGGATTAACTGCAAAAAGAAATGATGTTATTTTCAAGGCTTTAGAAATTGGGGCAGTAGACACACTAATTGTATCTGCAAACTATTACACTGATTCTCAATTCAAAAAAATAATGAGGATGTTAGAGATTGCAAAAAATACCTCATGCAAAATAGAGTTTGCATCTTCTCCAAAAATTATCCAAAAACTAGAACTTGATAATTCAGTTTTAGCCATACTTCGATACAAGATAAAATAA
- a CDS encoding 3-isopropylmalate dehydratase large subunit, with translation MNIVEKILARASGKSSVAPDDVIFANVDKVMVHDVSGPGVIKVFDKLKKQGISVDKLWDPTKVWVAEDHFVPSAEKVSAENIVKLSNFTKQYGIEKHFKYGMGQYGICHTISHEEAMVMPGEVYVGGDSHTNTTGALGAFACGLGHTDVAYVLLNGKIWFKVPETMYFKINGKLPDHVMAKDLILKIIGEIGTDGGAYRTMQFGGSGINEMSVESRLTMCNMTTEAGAKNGIVEPDQKVVDYLSSRGASNFNLITGDDDAEYSRVFEYEASEMEPTVAKPFSPENISVVREAPDVELDKSYIGSCTGAKYEDLMAVAKILKGRKVKIRTEILPAAISIYKRAMENGLLKIFLDAGVTIGPPTCGACCGAHMGVLAKDEICISTTNRNFPGRMGHVESQTYLASPLVAAASAVTGKITDPRDLQ, from the coding sequence ATGAATATTGTTGAGAAGATTCTTGCACGTGCATCAGGAAAGTCTTCCGTTGCACCTGATGATGTAATTTTTGCTAATGTTGACAAGGTTATGGTTCATGATGTCTCAGGACCAGGCGTAATCAAAGTATTTGACAAACTAAAGAAACAAGGAATCTCAGTTGACAAGTTATGGGATCCCACTAAGGTTTGGGTGGCAGAAGACCATTTTGTGCCTTCAGCAGAAAAAGTATCAGCTGAAAATATTGTGAAACTATCTAATTTTACTAAGCAATATGGAATTGAAAAACACTTCAAGTATGGAATGGGACAGTATGGAATTTGTCACACCATATCTCACGAAGAGGCAATGGTAATGCCAGGTGAGGTATATGTCGGTGGAGATTCTCATACAAACACTACAGGTGCATTAGGTGCATTTGCATGTGGATTGGGACACACTGATGTTGCATATGTGTTGTTAAATGGAAAGATTTGGTTTAAGGTTCCAGAAACTATGTACTTTAAGATTAATGGAAAATTGCCAGATCATGTGATGGCAAAAGATTTGATTCTAAAAATTATCGGTGAGATTGGAACTGATGGTGGTGCTTACAGAACCATGCAGTTTGGCGGAAGTGGCATTAATGAAATGTCCGTTGAGAGCAGATTGACAATGTGTAATATGACTACTGAGGCTGGTGCAAAAAACGGAATTGTAGAGCCTGATCAAAAAGTAGTTGATTATCTTTCAAGCCGCGGAGCTTCCAATTTTAATTTAATAACAGGCGATGATGATGCAGAATATTCCAGAGTCTTTGAATACGAAGCATCAGAGATGGAACCTACTGTTGCAAAACCATTCTCTCCTGAAAATATTTCAGTTGTAAGGGAAGCTCCTGATGTTGAATTGGATAAATCATACATCGGTTCATGTACTGGTGCAAAATACGAAGACCTGATGGCTGTTGCAAAAATTCTCAAAGGCAGAAAAGTAAAGATTAGAACCGAAATCTTACCTGCGGCAATTTCAATTTACAAACGTGCCATGGAAAATGGTCTGTTGAAAATATTTCTAGATGCTGGAGTGACAATTGGACCACCAACATGTGGTGCATGCTGTGGTGCTCATATGGGCGTCTTGGCAAAAGATGAAATTTGTATCAGTACTACAAATAGAAACTTCCCAGGAAGAATGGGCCATGTTGAATCCCAAACATATCTTGCGTCTCCACTGGTTGCAGCAGCATCTGCAGTTACTGGCAAAATCACTGATCCGAGGGATTTGCAATGA